A single window of Aspergillus puulaauensis MK2 DNA, chromosome 5, nearly complete sequence DNA harbors:
- a CDS encoding uncharacterized protein (CAZy:AA7;~COG:S;~EggNog:ENOG410PMRM;~InterPro:IPR006094,IPR036318,IPR016166,IPR012951;~PFAM:PF08031,PF01565;~go_function: GO:0016491 - oxidoreductase activity [Evidence IEA];~go_function: GO:0050660 - flavin adenine dinucleotide binding [Evidence IEA];~go_function: GO:0071949 - FAD binding [Evidence IEA];~go_process: GO:0055114 - oxidation-reduction process [Evidence IEA]): MKARRPGAVQYENWEAWPEHNQTCHIENPFNQPCGQGRISLYSTVAASASDIQNTVRFATKHNLRLAIKNSGHCFLGRSTAPESLQILTNGMKDIDVVDDFTPKGAPSGRAGEPAVTIAAGVSLQELYSVLGKKQRVVVAGASHTVGAAGGYIQGGGHSFLGPWKGMASDNALQFTVVTADGGLVVANKYQNPDLFWALRGGGGGTFGIVVDVTLRTFDEAPVIMSSLNITTPSGNPNFWEAMTQFHAHLPALNDAGGAGYYYIFPQLPWTGNTTLSVFTIALFFPNQTNVAKVNEAFAPLLRSLNATTAVETQYLARPLPNINTLISGVLLTSDADETGTIALIGSRLFSRDLLVSKNGPGRLVSTLRSLLHAPGKVATGHIVAGGTVAQNGGKIDSALNPAWREAVTHITIGASWDPNAPLAEQEAIRKNVTDVEVERLRSVEGADKMGAYLNEANAYEKDFQSSFWGSNYPRLYAIKQKWDPAGLFITRSGVGSEDWDAEGLCRDH, encoded by the exons ATGAAGGCGCGCAGA CCTGGCGCTGTCCAGTACGAGAACTGGGAGGCGTGGCCTGAGCACAATCAGACTTGTCATATCGAGAATCCGTTTAATCAACCTTGCGGCCAGGGTCGAATTTCGCTCTACTCGACTGTAGCGGCGTCTGCATCCGACATCCAGAATACTGTGCGCTTTGCAACGAAACATAATCTCCGATTGGCCATCAAGAATTCCGGCCACTGTTTCCTGGGCCGCTCGACCGCTCCCGAATCGCTGCAAATCTTGACAAATGGCATGAAGGATATCGACGTTGTGGATGATTTCACGCCAAAGGGAGCCCCTAGCGGCCGGGCTGGAGAGCCGGCAGTCACCATCGCAGCTGGTGTCAGTCTCCAAGAACTTTATAGTGTGTTAGGTAAGAAGCAGAGAGTAGTTGTTGCTGGTGCTTCTCACACCGttggtgctgctgggggaTATATCCAGGGTGGTGGCCATTCTTTCCTGGGGCCATGGAAAGGAATGGCGTCTGACAACGCACTTCAATTCACTGTGGTAACTGCTGAT GGAGGGTTGGTTGTCGCCAACAAATATCAGAATCCCGACCTCTTCTGGGCCTTACGCGGAGGAGGTGGCGGCACTTTTGGGATTGTCGTGGATGTCACGCTCCGGACCTTTGACGAGGCACCTGTGATCATGAGCAGCCTCAACATAACCACGCCTTCCGGAAACCCAAACTTTTGGGAAGCTATGACCCAGTTCCACGCACATCTTCCTGCTCTGAACGACGCTGGAGGAGCCGGTTATTACTACATCTTCCCACAACTTCCATGGACAGGGAACACGACACTTTCTGTTTTCACAATAGCGCTTTTTTTCCCGAACCAGACAAATGTTGCAAAGGTTAACGAGGCTTTTGCCCCGTTGCTCAGGTCGTTGAATGCGACAACAGCCGTCGAGACGCAATACCTTGCTCGGCCATTGCCCAATATTAACACTCTCATCTCGGGGGTATTACTTACTAGCGACGCTGACGAGACTGGTACCATTGCACTGATTGGCTCCAGATTATTTTCTCGCGATCTATTGGTTTCAAAGAATGGGCCTGGCAGACTGGTTTCGACACTGCGAAGCCTCCTACACGCTCCTGGTAAAGTTGCTACAGGCCATATCGTGGCTGGAGGTACCGTGGCACAAAACGGTGGGAAAATTGACAGCGCCCTGAATCCAGCCTGGCGAGAGGCTGTAACACATATCACAATCGGCGCTAGCTGGGATCCAAATGCACCGTTGGCGGAACAGGAGGCGATTAGGAAGAACGTGACCGACGTCGAAGTGGAACGGCTTCGCTCTGTAGAGGGCGCAGATAAGATGGGCGCATACCTAAATGAAGCGAACGCCTACGAGAAGGACTTCCAGTCGTCCTTCTGGGGAAGCAACTATCCTCGCCTGTACGCGATCAAACAGAAATGGGATCCCGCGGGTCTGTTTATTACACGCAGTGGTGTGGGTAGCGAGGACTGGGACGCAGAAGGCCTTTGCAGAGACCACTGA
- a CDS encoding YchF/Obg family ATPase (BUSCO:EOG09262JWJ;~COG:J;~EggNog:ENOG410PH3G;~InterPro:IPR041706,IPR027417,IPR012675,IPR012676, IPR013029,IPR006073,IPR031167,IPR004396,IPR023192, IPR004095;~PFAM:PF06071,PF01926;~go_function: GO:0005525 - GTP binding [Evidence IEA]), translating to MPPKKAAVQEKVLLGRPGNNLKSGIVGLANVGKSTLFQAITKSGLGNPANFPYATIDPEEAKVIVPDERFDWLCEHYKPKSRVPANLTIYDIAGLTRGASTGAGLGNAFLSHIRAVDAIFQVVRCFDDAEIIHVEGDVDPVRDLTIISEELRIKDIEFVEKALDALGKQTRRGGQTLEMKKLREEEATVAKILEFLKEGKNVRHGDWSPKEVEVINPLFLLSAKPVVYLVNLSEKDYIRQKNKYIPKLMEWIKTNSPGDSILPISAAFEERLTQFETEAEADEECKKLGARSGLPKAVVQMRQVLNLASFFTTGADEVRQWTIRKNTKAPAAAGVIHGDFEKTFIQAIVYNYNVLKELGDEGQVKAAGKVMTKGKEYLVEDGDILLIKAGAARG from the exons ATGCCCCCTAAGAAGGCCGCCGTCCAAGAAAAGGTCCTCCTGGGCCGTCCCGGAAACAACCTGAAAAGTGGTATC GTCGGTCTTGCCAACGTTGGCAAGTCCACACTCTTCCAGGCTATCACCAAGTCGGGCCTTGGTAACCCCGCCAACTTCCCATATGCCACCATTGACCCTGAAGAGGCCAAGGTCATCGTTCCTGACGAGCGATTCGATTGGCTATGCGAACACTACAAGCCCAAGTCGCGCGTTCCCGCCAACTTGACCATCTACGATATTGCCGGTCTGACCCGCGGTGCGTCGACTGGTGCTGGTCTTGGTAACGCTTTCTTGTCTCACATCCGAGCTGTCGATGCCATTTTCCAGGTAGTACGATGCTTCGATGATGCTGAAATCATTCACGTTGAGGGTGATGTCGACCCTGTCCGTGATCTGACCATCATCAGCGAAGAGCTGCGGATCAAGGATATTGAGTTTGTTGAGAAAGCTCTAGATGCCCTTGGCAAGCAGACAAGACGTGGTGGACAGACTctggagatgaagaagctgcgcgaagaagaagccactGTTGCCAAGATTCTTGAGTTCCTTAAGGAGGGCAAGAACGTTCGACACGGCGACTGGAGTCCTAAAGAG GTCGAGGTCATCAaccctctcttccttctctcaGCCAAGCCTGTTGTGTACTTGGTCAACCTGAGCGAGAAGGACTACATCCGCCAGAAGAACAAGTACATCCCCAAATTAATGGAGTGGATTAAGACCAACTCCCCTGGAGACTCTATTCTGCCCATCTCCGCTGCTTTTGAGGAGCGTCTGACTCAGTTCGAAAccgaggctgaggctgacGAGGAGTGCAAGAAGCTTGGCGCCCGGTCTGGTCTGCCCAAGGCCGTCGTACAAATGCGCCAGGTCCTCAACTTGGCCAGTTTCTTCACTACTGGAGCTGACGAAGTCCGTCAGTGGACAATCCGTAAGAACACCAAagcccctgctgctgccggtgttATCCACGGAGATTTCGAAAAGACTTTCATCCAAGCCATTGTCTACAACTACAATGTTCTTAAGGAACTTGGCGATGAAGGCCAAGTCAAGGCTGCAGGTAAGGTCATgaccaagggcaaggagtatctcgttgaagatggagatatccTTCTCATCAAGGCCGGTGCTGCCCGGGGTTAG
- the TMA20 gene encoding translation machinery-associated protein 20 (BUSCO:EOG09264RQY;~COG:J;~EggNog:ENOG410PGCQ;~InterPro:IPR036974,IPR016437,IPR015947,IPR041366, IPR004521,IPR002478;~PFAM:PF17832,PF01472;~go_function: GO:0003723 - RNA binding [Evidence IEA]): MFKKDIPPSNRSKVKSSVQRGLRQKLIESHPLCEPYIEEILPKKAQLDAVKLPDRVTLYTIDSNPLFYQPLDGPPIPHLKLLHKFPNILPTIQIDRGAIRFVLSGATLMAPGLTSPGGRLPDAENALEKGTVVGVKAEGKEEVCMVGTLKASTEEVKSKGKGVVIDDGHYLGDGLWNMQLD; the protein is encoded by the exons ATGTTCAAGAAAGA CATCCCACCAAGCAACCGCTCAAAAGTCAAGTCCTCTGTGCAGCGCGGTCTCCGCCAAAAGCTCATTGAGTCTCACCCACTATGCGAACCATATATTGAAGAGATCCTGCCAAAGAAGGCGCAGCTCGATGCCGTGAAACT ACCCGACAGAGTAACCCTCTACACAATCGACTCGAATCCCCTCTTCTACCAACCCCTCGACGGGCCCCCAATCCCGCACCTGAAGCTTCTGCACAAGTTCCCGAACATTCTGCCTACGATCCAGATCGACCGCGGTGCGATTCGCTTTGTGCTCTCTGGCGCGACGCTCATGGCGCCGGGTCTGACGAGCCCTGGGGGCCGGTTACCGGATGCGGAGAATGCGCTGGAGAAGGGGACTGTTGTTGGCGTGAAAGCCGAAGGGAAGGAGGAGGTCTGTATGGTTGGGACTTTGAAAGCAAGCACAGAGGAGGTAAAAAGTAAGGGGAAGGGGGTTGTTATCGATGATGGGCATTATTTGGGGGATGGGTTGTGGAACATGCAGTTAGACTAG
- the hir1 gene encoding putative histone transcription regulator Hir1 (BUSCO:EOG09260U6R;~COG:B;~EggNog:ENOG410PG3Q;~InterPro:IPR036322,IPR019015,IPR015943,IPR011494, IPR001680,IPR031120,IPR017986;~PFAM:PF07569,PF00400,PF09453;~go_component: GO:0005634 - nucleus [Evidence IEA];~go_function: GO:0005515 - protein binding [Evidence IEA];~go_process: GO:0006325 - chromatin organization [Evidence IEA];~go_process: GO:0006351 - transcription, DNA-templated [Evidence IEA];~go_process: GO:0006355 - regulation of transcription, DNA-templated [Evidence IEA]) produces MHIIKPTWLTHGGERKAFEVYSCDVSPDGKRLVTAAGDGYVRIWSTEAICGGEDPSKPKQLASMSNHSGTIHTVRFSPNGKYLASGADDKIVCIYMLDSNPPSHAASFGSNEAPPVENWRTIRRLIGHDNDVQDLGWSYDSSILVSVGLDSKVVIWSGHTFEKLKTLSVHQSHVKGITFDPANKYFATASDDRTVRIFRFTSPAPNSTAHDQMNNFVLEHTITAPFQNSPLTAYFRRCSWSPDGMHIAAANAVNGPVSSVAIINRGAWDGDINLIGHEAPVEVCAFSPRLYSQQPAKKQLVDGQDNAGQTAVTVIACAGGDKSLSVWITSNPRPIVVAQELAAKSISDLTWSPDGTCLYATALDGTILAVRFEDGDLGYAMELEENERSLTKFGTNRKGAGIAETTDGLLLEEKSKAVELKDVEGRMGALMGDEHAAADAVANGKPTPLPSNGVTPAAAPSPAPDTQKAQPNGTTTTSTQETEKPDPYQAKLERLKQRPTYTKDGKKRIAPLLVSGAGAAESSLPQARLMASVSNQVKADTPQSIVDLSKPFDGLPKGGLATLLFGNKRKLSQIEGDEDGQVEKRVAVASQNGATPILTNTVDGLLPAQPQNPPTGQQPTPEFIRPAVINPCMAMSQLRLAVPKVRMQILRAIDSAGKPTEPPSTSGESNKSRVDVVFEARNPSTTSLTGRSVDREPVRLTLFRGEQPVWQDFLPRTVLLVTGNQSLWAAACEDGSVYIWTPAGRRLVSALVLEAQPVVLECNGPWILVISAVGMCYVWNVEHLSSPHPPISLQPVLDAAIHTLGAHPSATPSITNARINSEGRVIVALSNGEGYAYSPSFYTWQRLSEPWWAVGSQYWNTTEAPVGNLQSASGAQQKDQEARAAVSAGIIPFLERNTTNETLLRGRAYFLQRLIKVLLSREGYESFESSVSIAHLENRLAAALSLGAKEEFRLYLSMYAKRIGAEGMKGKVEELLRGVFGGLFEEEDDDGNPSETQLALQRRPEQVDRNWKESSETLCGWPRDVLLKEVILAIGKHRDLQRVTVPYAKLLGVVDNESNEGDTMEI; encoded by the exons ATGCATATCATCAAGCCTACTTGGCTAACGCATGGAG GTGAGCGAAAGGCCTTCGAAGTCTACAGCTGCGATGTATCCCCAGATGGAAAACGCCTTGTGACGGCCGCAGGAG ATGGTTACGTTCGGATATGGTCTACGGAAGCTATCTGCGGTGGTGAAGACCCCAGCAAGCCGAAGCAACTGGCGTCAATGAGCAATCACTCCGGCACTATTCACACGGTTCGCTTTTCGCCAAACGGTAAATATCTGGCATCTGGGGCGGATGATAAGATTGTTTGCATTTATATGCTCGATTCAAATCCACCCTCTCATGCCGCGAGTTTTG GATCGAACGAGGCACCGCCTGTCGAGAACTGGCGCACGATTCGGAGACTGATTGGGCACGATAATGACGTTCAGGATTTGGGGTGGTCGTACGATTCATCGATTTTGGTTTCCGTCGGGCTGGACTCGAAGGTTGTTATTTGGTCGGGGCATACATTTGAGAAACTGAAGACGCTCTCCGTTCATCAGAGTCATGTCAAGGGAATCACGTTCGATCCCGCCAATAAGTACTTTGCGACGGCAAGTGACGACCGGACTGTTCGGATTTTCCGCTTCACATCGCCAGCTCCGAATTCCACGGCTCACGACCAGATGAACAACTTTGTCCTCGAGCACACTATTACCGCGCCTTTTCAGAACTCACCACTAACGGCTTACTTCCGCCGATGTTCCTGGTCTCCGGATGGCATGCACATCGCTGCTGCTAATGCAGTCAATGGACCTGTGAGCTCAGTCGCCATCATAAACCGTGGAGCGtgggatggcgatatcaaccTCATTGGTCATGAAGCACCTGTCGAAGTCTGCGCATTTTCTCCGCGACTGTATTCTCAGCAGCCTGCCAAAAAACAGCTGGTAGATGGCCAGGATAATGCCGGGCAAACTGCGGTCACGGTCATCGCCTGCGCCGGGGGCGATAAGTCTCTAAGCGTTTGGATTACAAGTAACCCGCGGCCGATTGTGGTAGCGCAAGAGCTGGCGGCGAAGTCCATATCCGACTTAACGTGGAGCCCGGATGGCACCTGCCTGTATGCGACTGCGCTGGATGGAACGATTCTTGCGGTCCGgtttgaagatggagacttAGGATATGctatggagctggaggagaatgagaGGTCTCTTACGAAATTTGGTACGAATCGGAAGGGTGCAGGCATCGCTGAGACCACGGATGGACTGCTTCTtgaagagaagagcaaggcaGTTGAACTCAAAGATGTTGAAGGGCGTATGGGTGCTTTGATGGGTGATGaacatgctgctgctgatgctgtGGCCAACGGGAAACCAACGCCCTTGCCATCAAACGGTGTCACCCCTGCAGCCGCTCCTTCCCCAGCACCTGATACTCAGAAAGCTCAACCGAATGGCACTACTACAACATCAACACAAGAAACGGAGAAGCCAGATCCATATCAAGCCAAGCTGGAGCGACTCAAACAGCGGCCTACGTATACCAAAGATGGCAAGAAACGCATCGCCCCTCTTCTGGTATCTGGTGCCGGTGCTGCGGAGTCCTCGCTACCGCAAGCTCGGTTAATGGCATCTGTAAGTAATCAGGTCAAGGCTGATACACCGCAATCGATTGTCGACCTTTCAAAGCCTTTCGATGGGTTACCGAAGGGTGGACTTGCAACCTTACTTTTCGGAAACAAGAGGAAGCTTTCTCAAATAGAAGGCGACGAGGATGGCCAGGTCGAGAAACGGGTGGCGGTAGCAAGTCAGAATGGCGCTACTCCTATACTCACTAACACAGTCGATGGTCTACTTCCCGCGCAACCCCAGAACCCTCCCACAGGGCAGCAACCGACTCCAGAGTTCATCCGGCCTGCCGTGATAAATCCTTGCATGGCCATGAGCCAGCTTCGACTGGCCGTTCCGAAAGTTCGCATGCAGATTTTACGTGCTATCGATTCGGCAGGCAAACCAACGGAACCTCCCAGCACCTCAGGAGAATCGAACAAGTCCCGAGTGGATGTTGTGTTCGAGGCTCGGAACCCATCTACCACTAGCTTGACAGGCCGATCTGTTGACCGTGAACCGGTTCGGCTCACCTTATTCCGTGGCGAGCAACCTGTATGGCAGGATTTCCTCCCAAGGACTGTTCTTCTCGTCACAGGGAACCAAAGCTTGTGGGCTGCGGCCTGCGAGGACGGATCGGTGTATATTTGGACTCCCGCCGGGCGACGTCTCGTCAgtgccctcgtcctcgaagcACAACCGGTGGTACTAGAGTGCAACGGTCCCTGGATCCTAGTCATATCTGCCGTCGGCATGTGCTATGTCTGGAACGTAGAGCATCTGTCCTCGCCACATCCTCCTATCTCTCTCCAGCCTGTCCTTGACGCAGCCATCCACACACTAGGCGCTCATCCCTCTGCTACCCCATCAATCACCAATGCCCGCATCAATTCCGAAGGCCGCGTCATTGTTGCACTGTCCAACGGCGAAGGCTACGCCTACTCCCCGTCCTTCTATACTTGGCAACGCCTGTCGGAACCCTGGTGGGCTGTCGGCAGTCAATACTGGAACACGACTGAAGCCCCCGTCGGCAATCTCCAATCCGCATCAGGGGCGCAGCAGAAAGACCAAGAGGCCAGAGCGGCCGTTTCGGCTGGCATAATCCCCTTTTTAGAACGCAACACTACCAATGAGACCCTCCTCCGCGGCCGCGCCTACTTCCTTCAGCGCCTCATTAAGGTCCTCCTCTCAAGAGAGGGATACGAAAGCTTCGAATCCAGCGTCTCAATTGCACATCTCGAGAACAGACTCGCCGCCGCGTTGTCCCTCGGcgcgaaggaggagttccGGTTATATCTGTCTATGTACGCCAAGCGAATTGGCGCCGAGGGCATGAAGGGCAAGGTTGAAGAACTCCTCAGGGGCGTTTTCGGCGGGCTctttgaggaggaagacgatgatggcaacCCTTCTGAGACACAATTAGCACTCCAGCGTCGCCCCGAGCAAGTTGATCGCAACTGGAAGGAGAGCTCCGAAACGCTTTGTGGCTGGCCACGGGATGTATTATTGAAGGAGGTTATATTGGCAATTG GTAAACACCGCGACCTCCAACGCGTCACAGTTCCCTACGCAAAGTTATTAGGAGTGGTTGATAACGAATCTAACGAGGGCGATACAATGGAAATATAA
- a CDS encoding La domain family (COG:J,O;~EggNog:ENOG410PN86;~InterPro:IPR006630,IPR036390,IPR036388;~PFAM:PF05383), whose product MAAAFSYAQAAKGVAPAQPSQTPSESSTPLLKSEEPASDSLDATVPKEDVAGEIDSTAVDTEEAITTDVNAEVTETSSASAGTAQTPTIPKENESSNAPNGTSESTTEKQSQTSTSDKQNAAAENSEGKTSEKKKKEKPAPPKELKAAPLPSVNIWQQRKEAQDARVKTVPSASAKTGLSKPTSETSSVTEEAQEQSKAGSKKKGGDSSDKKKGDAKGREDTTPVPPVGDAASWPTPQGAQGEEKKKAQEKTEKSEKSPVIRPHGKEKWTPVPYVPTAVFNTPLPSAARRGGRSARGGRDTGRGAGASEKTSPHAAQGSTKQSTPGDRGRNEPNSARANSLPAPSRRSNSADTAPTDARKPPAVDRNRGLKGSDNANAATGKQVNGESFSKQGKPFPKNPHLSVDTHNGPRPNNERRFENGPNGPKSADFSNLHSDRKDKDFSREPRAERGRGGHRGRGGHAGYSSAQASHFPNNHITPQNYVHPKSFGYNDRRGPQQHGLANGSRGHAMTMRSPSLPNSTSMYNMYPTYPGDMNGMYGYQPIQAGPMSAVPYQPYMEQWSLVSMITMQLEYYFSVDNLCKDIYLRRHMDSQGFAPLNVIASFKRVKQMTEDFELLRHISRGLKAAEYHQGEDGIDRLRPRERWEQWVLPVEQREPSAQNAGPTYVPQNETIVSQSNLDAATNGFVPKSSLPNGTGPSKTALSSAAPEFSPSNGVHAGSEISN is encoded by the exons ATGGCCGCCGCATTTTCCTACGCTCAGGCCGCAAAGGGCGTCGCTCCAGCGCAACCTTCCCAAACACCGTCCGAGTCGAGCACGCCGCTCTTGAAGTCCGAGGAGCCCGCTTCGGACAGCTTAGATGCTACAGTTCCCAAGGAAGATGTTGCTGGTGAGATCGATAGCACGGCTGTCGACACCGAGGAGGCGATCACTACCGATGTTAATGCTGAGGTGACCGAAACCTCTTCGGCTAGTGCTGGTACTGCGCAGACCCCGACGATACCAAAAGAGAATGAGAGCTCAAACGCTCCGAATGGAACTTCCGAATCCACTACCGAGAAGCAGTCTCAGACTTCAACGTCGGACAAGCAAAACGCTGCCGCGGAAAACAGCGAGGGAAAGACCTctgagaaaaagaagaaagaaaagcctGCACCTCCGAAGGAGCTCAAGGCTGCTCCTCTGCCCTCTGTGAATATATGGCAACAGAGGAAAGAGGCGCAGGATGCTAGAGTAAAGACCGTGCCTAGCGCTTCTGCTAAGACTGGCCTTTCCAAGCCTACTTCCGAGACTTCTTCCGTAACCGAGGAGGCTCAAGAACAGTCGAAGGCTggctccaagaagaagggtggCGATTCATCCGATAAGAAGAAGGGTGATGCCAAGGGGCGTGAAGATACTACACCAGTTCCTCCTGTTGGAGACGCTGCTTCCTGGCCTACACCTCAAGGTGCCCAAggcgaagagaagaagaaggcacaAGAGAAGACTGAAAAGTCCGAGAAGAGCCCAGTCATCCGGCCCCACGGCAAGGAGAAGTGGACTCCAGTTCCTTACGTTCCTACTGCAGTATTTAACACTCCTCTACCCTCCGCTGCGCGTCGGGGTGGAAGAAGTGCTCGGGGTGGCAGAGATACCGGCCGTGGTGCAGGAGCTTCCGAGAAGACCTCGCCCCACGCCGCCCAGGGTTCTACAAAGCAGTCCACTCCCGGAGACCGAGGAAGGAATGAGCCCAACTCCGCTCGCGCAAACTCGCTACCCGCGCCGTCGCGACGTTCAAATAGCGCTGACACCGCTCCCACGGATGCACGCAAACCACCAGCGGTTGACCGAAATCGTGGTCTTAAGGGATCAGACAATGCGAATGCCGCCACTGGCAAACAGGTGAACGGCGAGTCCTTCTCGAAGCAGGGCAAGCCCTTCCCCAAGAACCCGCATTTGTCAGTAGATACCCACAATGGGCCGCGGCCAAATAACGAGCGCCGCTTTGAGAATGGACCGAATGGACCCAAGTCTGCGGACTTCTCTAACTTGCACTCCGACCGCAAGGATAAGGACTTCTCTCGAGAACCTCGGGCTGAAAGAGGCAGGGGTGGGCACCGTGGGCGAGGTGGCCATGCCGGCTACAGCAGTGCTCAGGCATCGCATTTCCCTAATAACCACATTACCCCTCAAAACTACGTTCACCCCAAGTCGTTCGGCTACAACGACCGCCGAGGGCCCCAGCAGCATGGACTCGCTAATGGTTCCCGTGGTCATGCCATGACCATGAGGTCCCCTTCGTTGCCTAACTCCACTTCCATGTACAACATGTACCCAACCTACCCCGGCGATATGAACGGTATGTATGGCTACCAACCTATTCAGGCTGGCCCTATGTCGGCTGTCCCATACCAGCCATATATGGAACAGTGGTCCCTGGTGAGCATGATTACGATGCAGCT GGAATACTACTTTTCTGTCGACAACTTGTGCAAGGATATTTACCTCCGCAGACACATGGACTCCCAGGGTTTTGCTCCGTTGAACGTCATCGCCAGCTTCAAGCGCGTCAAGCAAATGACGGAAGACTTCGAGTTATTGCGCCACATCTCGCGGGGATTGAAGGCTGCTGAATACCACCAGGGCGAAGATGGAATTGATAGACTACGACCGAGGGAGAGATGGGAGCAGTGGGTTCTGCCTGTGGAACAGCGTGAGCCTTCAGCCCAAAATGCCGGGCCTACCTATGTTCCCCAGAACGAAACCATTGTGTCTCAGAGTAACCTCGATGCGGCTACAAATGGCTTCGTACCAAAATCCTCGTTGCCTAATGGCACTGGTCCTTCCAAAACAGCACTGTCCTCCGCTGCTCCAGAGTTCTCGCCTTCTAATGGTGTCCACGCTGGAAGCGAAATCTCAAAT TAA
- a CDS encoding SPFH domain-containing protein (COG:C;~EggNog:ENOG410PFBB;~InterPro:IPR001972,IPR001107,IPR036013,IPR032435;~MEROPS:MER0192051;~PFAM:PF01145,PF16200;~go_component: GO:0016020 - membrane [Evidence IEA]) encodes MEVASRQTARLLRSPALRTHPRIPSAIPTTQTILLRRRNISTTPRRYAPESSLLSLASNSSPSGSPPTYFSNRQTLPLNTVVRFVPQQTAWIVERMGKFHRILDPGLAILVPFLDRIAYVKSLKESAIEIPSQNAITADNVTLELDGVLYTRVFDAYKASYGVEDAEYAISQLAQTTMRSEIGQLTLDHVLKERATLNTNITQAINEAAQAWGVTCLRYEIRDIHAPDGVVEAMHRQVTAERSKRAEILDSEGQRQSAINIAEGRKQSVILASEADRIERINRANGEADAIRAKATATAKAIETVAEAIEAGQSNAHGAMSLNIAEKYVEAFGKLAHEGTAVVVPGNMGDLGGMIANAMAVYGKVSGSQARGIAAKALGVQDSSQAGEPTTEGKSEAKGDVAQEVLEGFEQTRQHNN; translated from the exons ATGGAAGTGGCCTCCAGACAAACTGCCCGGCTCCTCCGGTCCCCCGCGCTCCGCACACACCCCCGTATCCCCTCCGCCATCccaacaacacaaacaaTCCTTCTCCGACGAAGAAACATCTCCACCACACCCCGACGCTATGCCCCCGAATCCTCGCTCCTCAGTCTCGCCTCGAACTCATCGCCGTCCGGATCACCACCTACATACTTCAGCAATCGGCAGACTCTGCCTCTGAACACGGTCGTGCGGTTCGTGCCGCAGCAGACGGCATGGATTGTCGAGCGCATGGGCAAGTTCCACCGGATTCTGGATCCTGGGTTGGCAATACTTGTCCCTTTCTTGGATCGCATTGCGTATGTGAAAAGTCTGAAAGAATCGGCGATTGAGATCCCGAGCCAGAATGCCATTACGGCGGATAATGTTACGTTGGAGCTTGATGGGGTGTTGTACACGAGGGTTTTTGATGCTTATAAGGCGAG TTACGGAGTGGAGGACGCGGAATATGCTATTTCCCAACTCGCGCAGACGACTATGCGATCGGAGATCGGTCAGCTTACTTTGGATCATGTTCTGAAGGAGCGTGCGacgctcaacaccaacattACACAGGCCATCAATGAGGCTGCGCAAGCGTGGGGTGTTACCTGCCTGCGGTATGAGATTAGGGACATCCACGCTCCGGACGGCGTTGTCGAGGCCATGCACCGCCAGGTGACTGCCGAGCGGTCAAAGCGAGCGGAGATTCTCGACTCGGAGGGTCAGCGACAGAGTGCGATTAACATTGCCGAAGGTCGGAAGCAGTCCGTCATTCTGGCCTCCGAAGCCGACCGGATCGAGCGGATCAACCGTGCCAATGGTGAGGCTGATGCGATTCGGGCAAAGGCTACGGCCACCGCGAAGGCCATTGAGACCGTGGCTGAGGCTATCGAGGCTGGCCAATCGAACGCACACGGAGCTATGAGCCTTAACATTGCTGAGAAGTATGTCGAGGCGTTCGGCAAGCTTGCTCACGAGGGCACGGCTGTCGTTGTTCCTGGGAATATGGGTGACCTTGGTGGGATGATTGCGAACGCTATGGCTGTCTACGGCAAAGTAAGCGGTAGCCAGGCACGAGGCATTGCGGCCAAGGCTCTTGGTGTGCAAGATTCTTCGCAGGCCGGTGAACCCACTACGGAGGGCAAATCCGAGGCCAAGGGAGACGTTGCTCAGGAAGTCCTCGAGGGATTCGAGCAGACGCGTCAACATAACAACTAA